A single window of Mugil cephalus isolate CIBA_MC_2020 chromosome 1, CIBA_Mcephalus_1.1, whole genome shotgun sequence DNA harbors:
- the adnpb gene encoding activity-dependent neuroprotector homeobox b has product MFQLPVNNLGSLRKARKNVKKVLGDIGLEFCRDHLEDYKDFTPPDVYMKHTSWEDVCMWEPSHTKVQDYRSKPFCCSGCLFSSKYFSAYKSHFRNVHSEDFENNILLNCPYCTYNGNKKTLETHIKLFHMPNNAVRPGPGGMVAGAGGGGVVMKDGVLKRTGDSVEQAVYYCKKCTYRDPLYNVVRKHIYREHFQQVAQPYIVKPGEKANAQNGGTAQSNNNTNAVSNNQIHCKKCLFVPRNYEALVQHVIEDHERIGYQVTAMIGHTSVIVPRPKPIIMMPPKTQGDKTIIGMGPKGAVMATTRSPGSQQLSRVVVTSKAGYAAHGLLSGMKHDTIGLKAGSAQSFSIGSQQVRVSLPGNAQVSVPQQSHAAKQLISGASLRSPVVVSTSSSLKSNPLGSRVQAAATTVASVTSKKGGSSVLGTSYTQKWKICTICNELFPENVYSSHFEKEHKAEKVPAVANYIMKIHNFTSKCLYCNRYLPSDTLLNHMLIHGLSCPHCRATFNDVEKMVAHMRLSHPDEKVGPRTDSPLTFDLTLQQGNPKNVQLIVTTYNMRDAPEESVAFHAQNNNNNNMSSALSASLISGKRLMPQHPPKTPSGSSDGAPVKSVPQASVPYKRDVGKTLCPLCFSILKGPISDSLAHHLRERHQVIQTVHPVEKKLTYKCIHCLGVYTSNMTASTITLHLVHCRGVGKSQNGQDSRATSHSSSRVGQAQSGALKRPGFDGLDTSAPKRRRPGPPGERAHPRDRNGPSTFVENPDEPVVLALDPKGHENQSYESRKGFLTQYFNRAPYPTQREVEKLAASLWLWKSDISSHFVNRRRRCVQECETQGASVLLGFSMHELCKVSHELAFAGDGAAYEGRRGKRRTSGTRMGVSERALRRHRELVAANGKGRERRPTRNEEGATAAVAVAVAATATAPPPTTTTTTRDQTKTINRTLPQKMPLDLSEPIAIDSDSDEEEQQQQQQQQQQRRQQQQKDNEEEEGEVRLHGNQQLTGTKERMEPRTEARTVSDLDDMSDDDDEDDDDDDDEEDDDDDDDDEDDDDEDEDDRAHVENGFGPPEGSDRRQAAKGRDALPIIIPKFVPSSARSGRDGAQLGKQQV; this is encoded by the exons ATGTTCCAGCTCCCCGTCAATAACCTGGGCAGTCTGCGGAAAGCGAGAAAAAATGTCAAGAAGGTCCTTGGAGACATCGGCCTGGAGTTCTGCAGAGATCATCTGGAG GACTACAAAGACTTTACTCCACCAGATGTGTACATGAAGCACACGAGCTGGGAAGATGTGTGCATGTGGGAACCATCGCATACCAAAGTCCAG gactACAGATCAAAACCTTTCTGCTGCTCCGGCTGCCTCTTCTCATCCAAGTACTTCTCCGCGTACAAGAGCCACTTCCGTAACGTACACAGCGAGGACTTTGAGAACAACATCCTGCTCAACTGCCCCTACTGCACTTACAATGGCAACAAAAAGACTCTGGAGACGCACATCAAACTCTTCCACATGCCAAACAACGCCGTGCGGCCGGGCCCCGGTGGCATGGTGGCGGGcgccggcggcggcggcgtggTGATGAAAGACGGGGTGTTGAAGAGGACCGGCGACAGCGTGGAGCAGGCGGTGTACTACTGCAAGAAGTGCACCTACAGGGACCCTTTGTACAATGTGGTGCGAAAGCACATCTACCGGGAACATTTTCAGCAAGTGGCCCAGCCCTATATTGTGAAACCGGGGGAGAAGGCGAACGCTCAGAACGGCGGAACGGCACAgagtaacaacaacacaaacgcCGTCAGCAACAACCAGATCCACTGCAagaagtgtttgtttgtcccgCGCAACTACGAGGCGCTGGTGCAGCACGTCATCGAGGACCACGAGAGGATCGGCTACCAGGTGACCGCCATGATCGGGCACACCAGCGTCATAGTCCCCCGGCCCAAACCGATCATCATGATGCCCCCCAAAACCCAGGGGGACAAGACCATCATCGGAATGGGTCCCAAAGGCGCGGTGATGGCCACGACCAGGTCTCCCGGCTCGCAGCAGCTGAGTCGCGTCGTCGTCACGTCCAAGGCCGGCTACGCCGCCCACGGGCTCCTGTCCGGGATGAAACACGACACGATTGGACTAAAGGCCGGCTCCGCGCAGTCGTTCTCCATCGGCAGCCAGCAGGTTCGGGTTTCTCTGCCGGGGAACGCCCAGGTTTCCGTGCCCCAGCAGTCGCACGCGGCGAAGCAGCTCATTTCCGGAGCGAGCCTGCGGAGCCCGGTGGTGGTCAGCACCTCCTCCTCGCTGAAATCCAACCCCCTCGGCTCACGGGTTCAGGCCGCGGCTACGACTGTGGCCTCCGTCACATCCAAGAAAGGCGGCTCCTCTGTCCTCGGCACATCCTACACCCAGAAGTGGAAAATCTGCACTATTTGCAACGAGCTTTTCCCGGAGAACGTTTACAGTTCGCATTTCGAGAAGGAGCACAAGGCGGAGAAGGTGCCCGCCGTGGCCAACTACATCATGAAGATCCACAACTTCACCAGCAAGTGTCTCTACTGCAACCGCTATCTCCCCAGCGACACCCTGCTGAACCACATGCTGATCCACGGCCTGTCCTGCCCGCACTGCCGCGCGACCTTCAACGACGTCGAGAAGATGGTGGCGCACATGCGGCTGTCGCACCCGGACGAGAAGGTCGGCCCGCGCACGGACTCCcccctgacctttgacctcactCTGCAGCAGGGAAACCCCAAAAACGTTCAGCTGATCGTCACTACGTACAACATGCGAGACGCGCCCGAGGAGTCGGTGGCGTTTCACgcccagaacaacaacaacaacaacatgtcgTCGGCGCTGTCCGCGTCTCTAATATCAGGCAAGAGGTTAATGCCTCAGCACCCGCCCAAAACTCCCTCAGGGTCCTCTGACGGCGCACCGGTCAAGAGCGTCCCGCAGGCGTCCGTCCCCTACAAGAGGGACGTGGGAAAAACCCTGTGTCCCCTCTGCTTCTCGATCCTCAAGGGCCCGATATCGGACTCGTTGGCCCACCACCTGAGAGAGAGGCACCAGGTGATTCAGACAGTCCACCCCGTAGAAAAGAAACTGACCTATAAGTGCATTCACTGTTTGGGGGTTTACACAAGTAACATGACGGCCTCCACCATCACACTACACTTGGTGCACTGTCGAGGCGTGGGGAAGTCCCAGAACGGGCAGGACAGCCGGGCGACTTCTCACTCGTCTTCTCGGGTCGGCCAGGCCCAGAGCGGCGCCCTCAAGCGGCCCGGCTTCGACGGCTTGGACACCAGCGCGCCGAAACGGAGGAGGCCGGGGCCGCCCGGGGAAAGGGCCCACCCGCGGGATCGGAACGGCCCGTCCACGTTCGTGGAAAACCCCGACGAGCCCGTCGTCCTCGCCCTCGACCCCAAAGGGCACGAGAACCAGTCGTACGAGTCGAGGAAGGGTTTCCTGACGCAGTACTTCAACCGGGCGCCGTACCCGACGCAGCGGGAGGTGGAGAAGCTGGCGGCGAGCCTGTGGCTGTGGAAGTCGGACATCTCCAGCCACTTCGTCAACCGGCGGAGGAGGTGCGTGCAGGAGTGCGAGACGCAGGGCGCCAGCGTGCTGCTCGGCTTCAGCATGCACGAGCTCTGCAAGGTGAGCCACGAGCTGGCGTTCGCCGGGGACGGCGCGGCGTACGAGGGCCGGCGCGGCAAGCGGCGGACGTCCGGGACGCGCATGGGGGTGTCGGAGCGGGCTCTCCGGAGACACAGGGAGCTCGTGGCTGCTAACGGGAAAGGACGGGAGCGTAGGCCGACCAGGAACGAGGAAGGCGCTacggcggcggtggcggtggcggtggcggcgACGGCGACGgctcctcctcccaccaccaccaccaccaccagagacCAAACCAAGACAATCAACCGCACCTTACCACAGAAAATGCCTCTGGATCTCTCGGAGCCCATCGCCATAGACTCTGACAGTGAtgaggaagagcagcagcagcagcagcagcagcagcagcagcgacggcagcagcagcagaaggataacgaggaagaggagggagaggtaCGTCTCCATGGTAACCAGCAGCTTACTGGTACTAAGGAGAGAATGGAGCCAAGGACAGAGGCCAGGACTGTTTCAGATCTGGATGATATGTcggacgacgacgacgaggacgacgacgacgacgatgatgaggaggacgacgacgacgacgatgacgatgaggacgacgacgatgaggacgaggacgacAGGGCGCACGTAGAGAACGGCTTCGGGCCCCCGGAGGGCTCGGACAGGAGACAGGCCGCTAAAGGAAGAGACGCTCTGCCCATCATTATTCCCAAGTTCGTACCGTCGTCGGCGCGGAGCGGCAGAGACGGGGCCCAGCTCGGCAAGCAGCAGGTCTGa
- the dpm1 gene encoding dolichol-phosphate mannosyltransferase subunit 1 produces MASRKTSQPKRSSNGDKYSVLLPTYNERENLPLIVWLLVKYFGESGFNYEIIVIDDGSPDGTLEVAEQLQKIYGKDKILLRPREKKLGLGTAYIHGMKHATGNFIIIMDADLSHHPKFIPEFIQKQKEGNYDLVSGTRYSGNGGVYGWDLRRKLISRGANFLTQVLLRPGASDLTGSFRLYKKEVLESLMQRCVSKGYVFQMEMIVRARQLNFTIGEVPISFVDRVYGESKLGGNEIVSFAKGLITLFATT; encoded by the exons ATGGCGAGCCGGAAAACTTCTCAACCAAAGCGAAGCAGCAACGGAGACAAATACTCCGTGCTGCTGCCGACCTACAACGAAAGAGAAAACCTGCCTTTGATAGTTTGGCTTTTGGTGAAATATTTCGGCGAGAG CGGATTCAACTACGAAATAATTGTCATTGATGACGGAAGCCCAGATGGGACACTGGAGGTGGCGGAGCAGTTGCAGAAAATCTATGGGAAGGACAAAATA CTCCTACGGCCGAGGGAGAAAAAACTAGGCCTGG GCACCGCCTACATCCACGGCATGAAGCACGCTACTGGGAACTTCATCATCATAATGGACGCAGATCTTTCTCATCAT cccAAGTTTATCCCGGAATTCATCCA GAAGCAGAAGGAAGGTAACTACGACCTGGTGTCTGGAACTCGATACAGTGGAAACGGAGGCGTCTATGGCTGGGACCTGCGCAGGAAACTCATCAG CCGGGGTGCCAACTTTTTGACTCAGGTGCTGCTGAGACCCGGCGCCTCAGACCTCACAGGCAGCTTCAG GTTGTACAAGAAAGAGGTGTTGGAGAGTCTGATGCAGCGCTGCGTGTCCAAAGGATACGTCTTTCAGATGGAGATGATTGTTCGGGCCAGGCAGCTCAATTTCACAATCGGAGAG GTTCCCATTTCCTTCGTGGATCGAGTTTACGGAGAGTCCAAACTGGGAGGCAACGAGATCGTGTCATTCGCCAAAGGACTGATCACACTCTTCGCCACGACATGA